In Lachnospiraceae bacterium, one DNA window encodes the following:
- the nrdR gene encoding transcriptional regulator NrdR, giving the protein MKCPYCNEADTKVIDSRPADDNSSIRRRRQCERCGKRFTTYEKLETMPLMVIKKDESREVYDRSKIEAGILHSCHKRPVSPRQISTMIDEIENQIFNREEKEISTSVIGELVMDKLKSVDEVAYVRFASVYREFKDVSTFMEELGKLLKK; this is encoded by the coding sequence ATGAAGTGCCCGTACTGTAATGAAGCAGATACCAAAGTGATCGATTCCCGTCCGGCAGATGACAACAGTTCTATTCGCAGACGTCGTCAGTGTGAACGTTGCGGCAAGCGTTTTACCACTTATGAAAAATTAGAGACCATGCCCCTTATGGTGATTAAAAAAGATGAATCCAGAGAAGTCTATGACCGCTCAAAAATTGAAGCGGGTATTCTTCATTCCTGCCATAAACGTCCTGTATCCCCACGTCAGATCAGTACCATGATCGATGAGATCGAAAACCAGATCTTTAACAGGGAAGAGAAGGAAATCTCTACTTCCGTGATCGGGGAACTGGTCATGGATAAGTTGAAAAGTGTAGATGAGGTGGCGTATGTGCGTTTTGCTTCTGTTTACAGGGAGTTTAAGGATGTAAGTACCTTTATGGAAGAGTTAGGAAAACTTCTGAAAAAGTGA
- a CDS encoding YqeG family HAD IIIA-type phosphatase has protein sequence MFQCFYPGKIEDSSYVIPYENWKKMGIQGIIYDIDNTLVPHGAPADERAIKLFEHLKELGLKTCLLSNNKEPRVKSFADQVKSPYIYKGGKPGAKGYKKAMGIMGTDIKTTLFVGDQLFTDILGANWLGIQTVLVKPINPKEEIQIVLKRYLEKPVLYCYRKSLKKG, from the coding sequence ATGTTTCAATGTTTTTATCCCGGTAAAATAGAGGATTCCTCTTATGTTATTCCTTATGAAAACTGGAAAAAAATGGGAATCCAGGGGATCATTTACGATATCGATAATACATTAGTTCCCCATGGGGCACCGGCAGATGAGAGAGCCATAAAATTATTTGAACATTTGAAAGAGCTGGGTCTTAAGACCTGCCTTCTCTCTAATAATAAAGAACCGAGGGTGAAGTCCTTTGCAGACCAGGTAAAAAGCCCTTATATTTATAAAGGTGGGAAACCGGGAGCCAAAGGCTATAAAAAGGCTATGGGGATTATGGGCACAGATATAAAGACCACTTTGTTTGTAGGAGATCAGCTTTTTACAGATATCTTGGGTGCCAACTGGCTGGGAATACAGACCGTCCTGGTAAAGCCTATTAACCCAAAAGAAGAGATACAGATCGTTTTAAAACGCTATCTGGAAAAGCCAGTCCTGTATTGTTACAGGAAAAGCCTGAAAAAGGGATAG